The Thalassotalea sp. 273M-4 genome includes a region encoding these proteins:
- the upp gene encoding uracil phosphoribosyltransferase — protein MSVHELTHPLVKHKISLMRSADMSTKDFRQLSAEVGSLITYEATKDLELEEFPMQGWNGEITGQRIKGKKVTVVPILRAGIGMLDGVLELVPSAKISVVGLYRDEETLEPVSYFEKLASNIDERIALIIDPMLATGGSMNATIDILKKAGCTDIRALVLVAAPEGIEKMQSEHPDVKLYTAAIDSHLNENGYIIPGLGDAGDKIFGTK, from the coding sequence ATGTCAGTTCATGAACTTACACACCCCCTGGTAAAACACAAAATCAGCCTAATGCGCAGTGCTGATATGAGCACTAAAGATTTTCGTCAATTATCAGCAGAAGTGGGTAGTTTAATCACTTACGAAGCAACCAAAGACTTGGAATTGGAAGAGTTTCCAATGCAAGGTTGGAATGGCGAAATCACCGGTCAGCGCATTAAGGGTAAAAAAGTGACCGTTGTGCCTATTCTAAGAGCTGGTATTGGTATGCTTGATGGGGTATTAGAGTTAGTACCAAGTGCTAAGATCAGTGTCGTTGGTTTATACCGTGATGAGGAAACCTTAGAGCCGGTATCTTATTTTGAAAAACTGGCCTCAAATATTGATGAGCGAATAGCCTTAATTATTGACCCTATGTTAGCAACAGGTGGCTCAATGAACGCGACTATCGATATTCTTAAAAAAGCCGGCTGTACCGATATTCGTGCGTTGGTCTTGGTTGCTGCTCCTGAAGGTATTGAGAAAATGCAATCAGAGCATCCAGATGTCAAACTTTATACCGCCGCAATTGATAGCCACTTAAATGAAAATGGCTATATTATTCCAGGCTTAGGCG
- a CDS encoding M3 family metallopeptidase → MRKAILTIKRVLLVGLLISCTSSANEATLKQFWLQDIEASCQQVVNQVEQFYRHYQVLSDTSFSKQFQWFEQGLLQAHNALFSSYLVADVVPDLNQANAGKACQPRLISSIDTVLASTALANLLKHTQDDSKSLIEQRVWDKYATLHQQLTQPNYLSLKAKAKVAGDAFRQTTTQKPIGQFDLPQHCQQGLDESQQSLFSLIDGRLRGQLSSSRYRALVDHALNSACRKLAFSQYQSRHLEQNQANLLTFIAIQTQRAQALGFHNFAEFSLQNTSFGSISQVDQLLKNLVKQLPQAKAPWDANFQQDQPAVKAKTKTKLAISPALAISGLFWLLDSQFNLQVSALEQPTWHPSVDAYQLKRGDKVLGHFYLDLYPRPGKYPKNRHRALQRGIHHIQLPSSALILNLPEKSWRQRHLKSLFHEFGHLLHNLLAVSDYHIVAGISLENDLIEMPAKWFEWLSFSESLQKQMFNKVIVENALDSQSEVFRMRLYRAAMALHYFATPASKQNIENINAKLASLYWGHDYAKGASSQYSFSHLATYGPRYYNYIWSEMMAKRLLDDYYQKRFSGTDFFNAILSNGGQVDIYHMLSHLYQCTLTPSDILVWIANEKSL, encoded by the coding sequence ATGCGAAAAGCCATTTTAACGATTAAACGAGTACTGTTGGTTGGGCTACTCATTTCTTGTACGAGTAGCGCCAATGAAGCCACCCTTAAACAGTTTTGGCTACAGGATATAGAAGCGAGTTGTCAGCAGGTTGTCAATCAAGTCGAACAGTTTTACCGTCATTATCAGGTATTGTCGGACACATCATTTAGCAAACAATTTCAATGGTTTGAACAAGGCCTGTTGCAAGCTCATAATGCACTTTTTAGCAGTTATTTAGTCGCCGACGTAGTCCCTGACTTGAACCAAGCAAATGCAGGCAAAGCCTGCCAACCAAGGCTGATTTCGAGCATTGATACGGTGCTTGCTTCAACCGCCTTAGCCAATTTACTCAAACATACCCAAGATGATAGCAAGTCGCTGATCGAACAAAGGGTGTGGGATAAATATGCGACCTTACACCAACAATTAACTCAGCCCAATTACCTTTCGTTAAAAGCAAAAGCGAAAGTTGCAGGCGATGCATTTCGACAAACCACAACGCAAAAGCCAATCGGTCAATTCGACTTACCGCAACACTGTCAGCAAGGTTTAGATGAGAGCCAGCAGTCCCTTTTTAGTCTGATAGACGGGCGTCTTCGCGGGCAATTGAGTAGCAGTCGCTATCGTGCTTTAGTGGATCATGCGTTAAATAGCGCTTGTCGAAAGCTGGCTTTTAGTCAATATCAAAGCCGCCATTTAGAGCAAAACCAAGCGAACTTACTCACCTTCATCGCGATACAAACACAAAGGGCTCAAGCCCTAGGTTTTCATAATTTTGCCGAGTTTTCTTTGCAAAACACCTCGTTTGGTTCGATATCACAGGTTGATCAATTGTTAAAAAATCTAGTAAAACAATTGCCACAGGCTAAAGCCCCTTGGGATGCAAACTTTCAACAGGACCAACCTGCTGTGAAAGCCAAAACCAAAACCAAACTGGCTATTAGCCCGGCGCTAGCGATCAGCGGTTTGTTTTGGCTCTTAGATAGTCAATTTAATTTACAAGTATCCGCGCTAGAGCAACCAACATGGCACCCATCTGTAGATGCATACCAGCTGAAACGTGGTGACAAGGTGTTAGGGCATTTTTATTTAGACTTATACCCTAGGCCAGGGAAATACCCCAAGAATAGGCATAGAGCGTTGCAAAGGGGCATTCATCATATTCAACTACCAAGCAGTGCGTTAATTTTAAACTTACCTGAAAAAAGCTGGCGTCAACGTCATTTAAAGTCATTGTTTCATGAGTTTGGCCACTTGTTGCACAACTTGTTAGCGGTGAGTGATTATCACATTGTTGCGGGTATTAGTTTGGAAAATGACTTAATTGAAATGCCAGCCAAATGGTTTGAGTGGTTGAGCTTTTCAGAGTCATTACAAAAACAAATGTTCAATAAGGTGATTGTTGAAAATGCGCTAGATAGCCAAAGTGAGGTGTTTCGGATGCGGCTTTATCGGGCCGCGATGGCGTTGCATTATTTTGCCACCCCAGCTAGCAAACAAAATATCGAAAACATTAATGCTAAATTGGCCTCGTTATATTGGGGCCACGATTATGCGAAAGGGGCATCAAGTCAATACTCTTTTAGCCATTTAGCGACCTATGGGCCTCGGTATTATAATTATATTTGGTCTGAAATGATGGCCAAGCGCTTGCTTGATGATTATTACCAAAAACGTTTTTCAGGAACCGATTTTTTTAATGCCATTCTAAGCAACGGTGGGCAAGTGGATATTTACCATATGTTGTCTCACCTGTATCAATGCACTCTCACCCCATCGGATATATTAGTATGGATAGCCAATGAAAAATCTCTTTAA
- a CDS encoding YbaM family protein, with amino-acid sequence MSLKQAPDHIKLAVDLIQLLEENNIATDTAIAALKVVLKDYTRKQDSETLYQRD; translated from the coding sequence ATGAGCCTAAAACAAGCCCCCGACCATATAAAACTTGCCGTTGACCTAATTCAACTGCTTGAAGAAAATAACATTGCAACAGACACCGCTATTGCTGCCTTAAAAGTGGTATTGAAAGACTATACACGCAAACAAGATAGCGAAACGTTATACCAAAGGGATTAA
- a CDS encoding ATP-dependent zinc protease yields the protein MLKPLVLLPIFTLLLACVSTIKPNDADVLDIETIDARITASEQRLASIITANCQFDESKMSDGVATKVKSELQETLTPVQPSTNMPAALVLQTPPCEPKGSDKQHSIGTLDKILIGEVEKIFFIKEQLNFDARIDSGAVSSSLGVYHLTRFERDGEKWVRFTLESADTSTTYEYPITRMIKIVQQKGAPVDNRPVIEMQFSFGNKNYVSNFNLADRSHLEYQVLIGREFLKDIAIIDVSQKYVLGSN from the coding sequence ATGCTTAAACCTCTTGTTTTACTCCCAATCTTTACCCTGTTATTGGCGTGTGTAAGCACCATTAAACCTAATGACGCCGATGTTTTGGACATTGAAACAATTGATGCACGTATAACCGCATCAGAGCAACGTTTAGCATCGATAATTACCGCCAATTGCCAATTTGATGAAAGTAAAATGAGTGATGGGGTCGCGACAAAAGTCAAAAGCGAATTACAAGAAACCTTAACGCCAGTCCAACCCAGTACGAATATGCCCGCTGCGTTGGTATTACAAACACCACCTTGTGAACCTAAGGGTAGCGACAAGCAACACTCTATTGGTACTTTGGATAAAATTTTAATCGGTGAAGTCGAGAAGATTTTTTTTATTAAAGAGCAGTTAAACTTTGATGCTCGCATAGATTCTGGCGCAGTAAGTTCATCCCTTGGTGTTTATCATCTCACGCGGTTTGAACGAGATGGTGAGAAGTGGGTTCGCTTTACCCTAGAAAGCGCCGATACATCGACGACTTACGAATACCCAATCACCCGAATGATAAAAATTGTTCAACAAAAAGGGGCGCCGGTTGATAATCGACCGGTGATTGAAATGCAATTTAGCTTTGGTAATAAGAATTATGTCTCCAACTTTAATCTAGCCGATCGCAGTCACCTAGAATATCAAGTGCTTATTGGACGTGAGTTTTTAAAAGATATAGCCATTATTGATGTCAGCCAGAAGTACGTGCTAGGGAGCAATTAA
- a CDS encoding DUF3541 domain-containing protein, with amino-acid sequence MKNLFNLNGWLHLCLFAGVVFGLSVGAQSDHNKTRTPDNVSTVSSALNIPVLEQSTVASQIKQTFERNLFQLPPRIQGHFGIRMYRISGDDKYLASALYDYYVVSDRLHAIHKQLNSPNYIAEKSKQLAEELSKGKRGQRRKAAIKSYPEFIFYADELLRYASRLDAFGGKIPAEFITTLKQYDFLPALTDKAMIRAWAAQLANYVYWLKQLGIADYTKQYKIAFMQAYPDTEDRNLSKWHFRNKLYGLTHFVFAASRYYQQHVSEQEFGWILRYFEQHQARIFKQATDDIIAEVGLSFLLMKKMNHPLVEKSKQRLIQSFDQQAGMIPSVSGSTELATGEHRNVLAYMLLSWPETLHQGPYFAQIDAIKKELPRQSFEQSNQTREGN; translated from the coding sequence ATGAAAAATCTCTTTAATCTTAACGGTTGGTTGCACCTATGCTTATTCGCTGGTGTGGTTTTTGGGCTTAGCGTTGGTGCTCAGTCTGACCACAATAAAACCCGCACCCCAGATAACGTATCAACCGTTTCCTCTGCATTAAACATTCCCGTTCTAGAACAAAGCACTGTGGCCAGTCAAATTAAGCAGACTTTTGAGCGTAATCTTTTTCAGTTACCGCCACGCATTCAAGGCCATTTTGGCATTCGCATGTATCGGATCAGTGGTGATGACAAATATTTAGCCTCGGCTTTATACGATTATTACGTAGTGTCTGATCGACTGCATGCCATACACAAACAGTTAAACAGCCCGAATTACATCGCTGAAAAATCAAAACAGTTGGCTGAAGAGCTGAGTAAAGGTAAACGCGGTCAACGCCGAAAAGCGGCGATTAAGAGCTATCCAGAGTTTATTTTTTATGCCGATGAACTGCTACGATATGCTTCACGTCTTGATGCATTTGGGGGCAAAATACCTGCTGAATTTATAACGACGTTAAAGCAATACGATTTTTTACCCGCTTTAACCGATAAAGCGATGATTCGTGCATGGGCTGCTCAGCTGGCGAATTATGTCTACTGGCTAAAACAATTAGGAATAGCCGATTATACCAAACAGTATAAGATAGCGTTTATGCAAGCTTACCCAGATACTGAAGACCGAAACCTGTCAAAATGGCATTTTCGTAATAAATTGTATGGTCTTACCCACTTTGTTTTTGCCGCGTCTCGTTATTACCAGCAACATGTGTCGGAACAAGAGTTTGGTTGGATTTTACGTTACTTTGAGCAACACCAAGCACGAATATTTAAGCAGGCTACCGATGATATTATTGCCGAAGTGGGCTTGAGCTTTTTATTGATGAAAAAAATGAACCACCCTTTAGTGGAAAAATCGAAACAACGCCTTATCCAATCATTTGATCAGCAAGCTGGAATGATCCCCTCGGTTTCAGGTTCCACAGAATTGGCAACGGGCGAGCATCGTAATGTTTTAGCTTATATGTTGCTATCTTGGCCTGAAACGCTCCATCAGGGGCCTTATTTTGCTCAAATTGATGCGATCAAAAAAGAGCTGCCAAGGCAGAGTTTTGAACAATCTAACCAAACGAGAGAGGGAAACTAG
- a CDS encoding chalcone isomerase family protein — protein MFYLSNVIKSLLVSLLLLTVAYANATNSIKSTSPVNSTNQQWQKQQWQKVGEAQLSILFWDIYLAKLFTPNGTFDQIQGPLKLEINYKIDISKQDLVEETENQWQQMAFDHPNSESWLNALSSIFPDIKDGDTLAVELTAENQGILYHNQQQIHQFPASVQLQQFLAIWLSDKSTRPKLMAKLTGQKRK, from the coding sequence ATGTTCTACTTATCCAACGTTATTAAATCTTTACTGGTCAGTTTGTTGCTCCTAACTGTTGCCTATGCCAACGCCACTAACTCGATTAAGTCCACGAGTCCAGTTAACAGCACCAATCAACAATGGCAAAAACAACAGTGGCAAAAAGTTGGTGAAGCTCAATTGTCTATCCTCTTTTGGGATATTTATCTGGCTAAGCTTTTCACCCCAAATGGTACATTTGACCAAATTCAAGGCCCACTCAAGCTTGAAATAAACTATAAAATTGACATTTCGAAACAAGATCTTGTTGAAGAAACAGAAAACCAATGGCAGCAAATGGCTTTTGACCACCCCAACAGCGAATCATGGCTTAACGCTTTGTCATCTATCTTTCCAGACATCAAAGACGGCGACACCTTAGCGGTGGAGCTCACCGCTGAAAACCAAGGTATTTTGTACCACAATCAACAACAAATTCATCAGTTCCCAGCATCCGTACAATTGCAGCAGTTTTTAGCGATTTGGCTGTCAGATAAAAGTACCCGACCAAAACTGATGGCTAAACTAACCGGACAAAAAAGGAAATAA
- a CDS encoding inactive transglutaminase family protein, with product MSSRTPFFLLVLTLIVIGCSSIYYRHVENGVPLSAGEQIDIWQVEATIEFIGKNKPVSARLTLPQDPNYELVNEFTASPAYGVQVNRSDSQADVTWSKRQVFGPQTLYYQASYKMAKNIKDEPAPPEMLQEQQNLAVISEPYKSSFEVILRDAYDASGSDAFLVIQVLNTINSDNQNVALLSSTYTKSEIFSQIMQMANIATKQVKGLVLEDGRRKQQLVPLVKIYLNDEWQMINVEAPSQQNEFPIIVWQEDAPALLDVVGGSQSRVSFSIAKSTRSALEEAQTAAINNEASDIDLYSLPIAEQNMFKGILLLPIGALVVVFLRIIVGLKCSGTFMPILIASSFIQTELVNGLVGFVLIVSIGLLIRSYLSHLNLLLVSRISTVVIVVIGIILLSTVLAFRLGLTEALTITFFPMIIMAWTIERMSILWEEEGGREVLVQGSGSLIVAVIAYTLMDNSLIRHWVFNFLGVHLLILSAILLMGQYTGYRLLELYRFKPMDED from the coding sequence ATGAGCTCAAGAACGCCTTTCTTTTTGCTGGTATTAACCTTAATTGTTATTGGCTGCAGTAGCATTTATTATCGCCATGTTGAAAACGGGGTGCCTCTAAGTGCAGGAGAACAAATAGATATTTGGCAAGTTGAAGCCACTATCGAGTTTATCGGAAAAAACAAACCTGTGAGCGCTCGCCTTACTTTACCGCAAGACCCAAATTATGAGTTAGTTAACGAATTTACTGCATCACCTGCTTATGGGGTGCAGGTCAATCGTAGCGATAGCCAAGCCGATGTAACATGGAGTAAGCGACAGGTGTTTGGTCCGCAAACCCTTTATTACCAAGCCTCCTATAAAATGGCCAAAAACATTAAAGATGAGCCCGCACCACCTGAAATGTTGCAAGAGCAACAAAATTTAGCCGTTATTTCGGAGCCATATAAAAGCTCGTTTGAAGTCATTTTACGCGACGCCTATGACGCTTCTGGCAGTGATGCTTTTTTGGTGATCCAAGTCTTAAATACAATCAATTCAGACAATCAAAATGTTGCGCTATTGTCCTCAACCTACACCAAGTCTGAGATTTTCAGTCAAATAATGCAGATGGCCAATATTGCAACTAAACAAGTTAAAGGCCTCGTGCTAGAAGATGGGCGACGTAAACAGCAGTTGGTGCCATTGGTCAAGATTTATCTGAATGACGAATGGCAAATGATCAATGTTGAGGCACCTTCGCAACAGAATGAATTTCCAATCATTGTCTGGCAAGAAGATGCGCCGGCGTTATTGGATGTGGTGGGAGGCAGTCAATCGAGAGTTTCATTTTCTATTGCCAAAAGCACTCGCAGTGCGTTAGAGGAAGCGCAAACAGCAGCGATTAATAATGAGGCTTCGGATATCGATTTATACTCCTTACCCATTGCTGAGCAAAACATGTTTAAAGGGATTTTACTGTTGCCTATAGGGGCCTTAGTCGTGGTGTTTTTACGCATCATTGTGGGACTAAAATGCAGTGGTACCTTTATGCCAATTCTTATCGCCTCTTCGTTTATCCAAACCGAGTTAGTGAATGGCTTGGTTGGTTTTGTGTTGATTGTCTCGATAGGCTTGTTGATTCGATCATACCTTTCACATCTAAATTTATTGCTGGTATCTCGAATATCGACGGTGGTTATTGTGGTCATTGGGATCATTTTATTGTCTACCGTATTGGCTTTTCGTTTGGGTTTGACCGAAGCCTTAACCATAACGTTTTTCCCGATGATCATTATGGCTTGGACTATCGAGCGCATGTCAATTTTATGGGAAGAAGAGGGCGGTCGGGAAGTCCTTGTGCAAGGTTCTGGCTCTTTAATTGTTGCGGTTATCGCCTATACCTTGATGGATAACAGTTTAATTCGGCACTGGGTTTTCAACTTTTTAGGCGTACATTTATTGATCTTATCGGCTATTTTATTGATGGGACAATACACTGGGTATCGCTTGCTTGAGCTGTATCGTTTTAAACCCATGGATGAGGATTAG
- a CDS encoding DUF3833 domain-containing protein — translation MFSWFRTPHLVVIAVLALSGCSSDIKQYQGSEPKLVLEQFFNGKLRGYGMVSDFSDDIQRKFVVDIEARWENDIGTLDEYFIFDDGEKQFRQWIITKQSENTYQGKADDVVGIAEGTQAGSVLKWQYTLALKMDESTINVNFDDTMVLIDQNHMLNVAKIYKFGLHVGTVTLSFEKL, via the coding sequence ATGTTTTCATGGTTTCGAACCCCGCATCTCGTTGTTATTGCTGTTTTGGCTTTATCAGGCTGTTCTAGTGACATCAAGCAATATCAAGGCAGCGAACCTAAATTAGTCTTGGAACAATTTTTCAATGGCAAACTACGCGGGTACGGTATGGTCAGTGACTTCAGCGACGATATTCAACGTAAGTTTGTTGTTGATATTGAGGCTCGTTGGGAAAATGATATCGGTACCTTGGATGAATATTTTATCTTTGATGATGGCGAAAAACAGTTCCGCCAGTGGATTATCACCAAGCAAAGTGAAAACACCTATCAAGGCAAAGCCGACGATGTTGTTGGCATCGCCGAAGGGACACAAGCGGGTTCGGTGTTAAAATGGCAATACACCTTAGCCCTAAAAATGGACGAAAGTACGATAAACGTAAACTTTGACGACACTATGGTGTTAATTGACCAAAACCATATGTTAAACGTTGCTAAAATATACAAATTTGGCCTTCATGTTGGTACTGTAACCCTCTCTTTTGAAAAGCTTTAG
- a CDS encoding DUF2878 domain-containing protein encodes MFSNNPSSSSAFTQGLIFNGTLFNVVWLVCVAIKNIPLATLVLICWVVIRREQLKHWPYLAILAGVGLCTDFILVNLLWMQFNSAILPSYALVVLWLAFSFFTLTLFKTFNWRYYQLALLSVISGPLSYLAAQKLNGVQINWDDASYTGAFMVFWLGCLPLAKYLHRRF; translated from the coding sequence ATGTTCAGTAATAACCCTTCATCATCGTCTGCCTTCACCCAGGGGCTAATTTTTAACGGCACCCTATTTAATGTTGTCTGGCTTGTTTGTGTGGCGATTAAAAACATTCCCTTGGCCACCCTAGTATTAATTTGTTGGGTTGTGATTAGACGAGAACAACTCAAGCACTGGCCCTATCTTGCTATACTTGCGGGTGTTGGTTTATGTACAGATTTTATTTTAGTCAATTTACTTTGGATGCAGTTTAACTCGGCGATATTACCAAGTTACGCCTTGGTGGTGTTATGGCTCGCATTCAGTTTTTTTACTTTAACCTTATTCAAAACATTTAACTGGCGATATTATCAATTAGCTTTGTTGTCGGTAATCTCAGGACCACTTAGTTACTTGGCGGCACAAAAGTTAAATGGGGTTCAGATAAACTGGGACGACGCGAGTTATACCGGCGCATTTATGGTGTTTTGGTTGGGTTGTTTACCATTGGCAAAGTATTTACATAGGAGGTTTTAA
- a CDS encoding DUF2986 domain-containing protein, producing the protein MNRKKKIISKLKAKAKKANAKLQKSNKPKYISKAERAKAEHAELEQDSENPKE; encoded by the coding sequence ATGAATAGAAAAAAGAAAATCATCAGCAAACTAAAAGCGAAAGCAAAAAAGGCTAACGCTAAATTACAGAAGTCGAATAAACCTAAATACATATCTAAGGCTGAACGAGCAAAGGCAGAGCATGCTGAACTCGAGCAAGACAGCGAAAACCCTAAAGAGTAG
- a CDS encoding XapX domain-containing protein, whose translation MYELILSLFAGFVVGVLFSVLKLPIPAPPVLSGVLGIVGVYLGGVAYLWIIEKFFSG comes from the coding sequence ATGTATGAACTAATTTTATCTTTATTTGCAGGTTTTGTTGTTGGCGTTTTATTTTCCGTGCTGAAATTGCCAATTCCTGCTCCTCCTGTCTTATCTGGAGTATTAGGGATTGTCGGCGTGTATCTTGGTGGGGTGGCCTACTTGTGGATCATCGAGAAATTTTTTAGTGGCTAA
- a CDS encoding DUF3541 domain-containing protein — protein MSLFALASAYLPLQARTASLQEGNDMDSKYRQAANVIRTKYDHNFIKLSTSAQNHYAVRMYRLTGEDYYAQQSGHEIFQIHDRLNHYLKHINDVNWRQQQAQKMIDLLPKTPRGKLRKQAFSDTGDKRFILHLLYQLAKLKEYGLKHPGHDVFMPYLTEAKLDRLLFRPDFIKAYAAQVANYVYWLKSLDIVDWREQIRPAFARAYPDHQDATLSASAFNNKLYGLTHIILADSHYYQRPVDASDHQWILDYFLLVLPRIASDSKPDIHAEIGLCFLLTQQKQSPVLAKMQTLIYDAIDWQKQMVLSTKGSDRLSLGEHRNVLAYALLNWPETLYQGPYLQKKSPLKQSLPLVYQ, from the coding sequence ATGAGTCTATTCGCCTTAGCTTCTGCTTATTTACCTTTGCAGGCTAGAACCGCATCTTTGCAAGAGGGTAACGATATGGATAGTAAGTATCGTCAAGCGGCTAACGTAATCCGAACAAAATACGACCACAACTTTATAAAACTATCAACTTCTGCGCAAAATCATTATGCCGTTAGGATGTACCGATTAACCGGCGAAGATTATTACGCCCAACAGTCTGGGCATGAAATTTTTCAAATTCACGATCGGTTAAATCATTATCTAAAACATATCAACGATGTAAACTGGCGCCAACAACAAGCACAGAAAATGATCGATTTATTACCCAAAACCCCAAGAGGCAAGTTGCGCAAACAAGCTTTTAGCGATACTGGGGATAAGCGGTTTATTCTGCACCTGTTGTACCAATTGGCTAAATTAAAAGAGTATGGATTAAAGCACCCTGGTCATGATGTTTTTATGCCTTATTTAACCGAGGCAAAGTTAGATCGACTGTTATTTCGGCCAGACTTTATAAAAGCCTATGCCGCCCAAGTCGCAAACTATGTCTATTGGTTAAAAAGCCTTGATATTGTTGATTGGCGTGAACAGATCAGGCCGGCGTTTGCGCGCGCATACCCTGATCATCAAGATGCAACTTTATCTGCCAGTGCATTTAACAATAAGCTTTATGGTTTAACTCATATTATTCTTGCTGACAGTCATTATTATCAGCGCCCAGTTGATGCCAGCGACCATCAATGGATATTAGACTACTTCTTGCTTGTGTTGCCACGAATTGCGAGTGATTCGAAACCCGATATACATGCTGAAATCGGTTTGTGCTTTTTGTTAACACAACAAAAGCAGTCGCCAGTGTTGGCTAAAATGCAAACTTTGATTTATGATGCCATCGACTGGCAAAAACAGATGGTGTTATCAACTAAAGGCAGCGATAGGCTAAGTTTAGGTGAGCATCGAAACGTTTTAGCCTACGCCTTATTGAACTGGCCAGAAACCTTATATCAAGGCCCATATTTACAGAAAAAGTCGCCGTTAAAACAGTCTTTGCCCCTAGTTTATCAATAA
- a CDS encoding alpha-L-glutamate ligase-like protein, which translates to MFQIANPFNLKKRGIMGMNRRNFSYIGRYNDRALFPNVDDKLKTKKLAIENNIAVPDLIGVIKYQHDVDKVFALLEGYSGFCIKPAKGSGGKGILVILHTDAQGYQKASGEYVSKEEIVRHISNILAGLFSLGGAADVAVIEALIEFDPAFKGLSHEGVPDIRLIVFHGYPMMSMLRLATHASDGKANLHQGAVGVGINIATGVAKRAVQYDRPIEYHPDTNEKLANISIANWDQLLHLSAGCYEMSGLAYLGADLVLDKNRGPLVLELNARPGLAIQIANGMGMLPRLRQIEKLDRRRQTIESRVQYAKSHFND; encoded by the coding sequence ATGTTTCAAATTGCCAATCCCTTTAACCTTAAAAAACGTGGCATTATGGGAATGAATCGGCGAAATTTTTCCTATATTGGTCGCTACAATGATCGAGCCTTATTTCCTAATGTCGATGATAAATTGAAAACCAAAAAATTGGCCATTGAAAATAATATTGCGGTGCCTGATTTGATAGGGGTGATTAAATATCAACACGATGTCGATAAAGTCTTTGCTCTGCTTGAGGGCTATAGTGGGTTTTGTATTAAACCGGCTAAAGGAAGTGGTGGTAAGGGGATTTTAGTGATTTTACACACCGATGCGCAAGGCTATCAAAAAGCCAGTGGTGAGTATGTCTCAAAAGAAGAAATAGTGCGTCATATTTCCAATATTTTGGCGGGGTTATTTAGTTTAGGTGGCGCTGCCGATGTTGCTGTTATAGAAGCGCTGATAGAGTTTGATCCGGCTTTTAAAGGCTTAAGTCATGAAGGCGTGCCCGATATTCGACTTATTGTTTTTCACGGGTATCCGATGATGTCGATGCTCAGGTTGGCCACTCATGCCAGTGATGGTAAGGCCAACTTACATCAAGGGGCCGTCGGTGTTGGGATTAACATTGCAACGGGAGTCGCCAAAAGGGCGGTTCAATATGACAGACCCATTGAATATCACCCTGATACCAACGAAAAACTCGCTAATATTTCAATTGCCAATTGGGATCAGTTATTACATCTAAGCGCCGGTTGTTATGAAATGTCAGGTTTAGCCTATTTAGGAGCCGATCTGGTGTTAGACAAAAATCGAGGCCCCTTAGTGCTTGAACTTAATGCCCGCCCTGGCTTAGCCATTCAAATTGCCAATGGTATGGGCATGTTGCCAAGGCTAAGGCAAATCGAAAAGCTTGACCGGCGCAGGCAAACCATAGAAAGCCGAGTGCAATATGCGAAAAGCCATTTTAACGATTAA